A portion of the Drosophila sechellia strain sech25 chromosome 2R, ASM438219v1, whole genome shotgun sequence genome contains these proteins:
- the LOC116800493 gene encoding uncharacterized protein LOC116800493 — protein MQQGAQLMCGFGFMAYGFDCCHRSIDFSLMPSIGKTKTEIKVKCKALKTAELKRQNKQFVEQ, from the coding sequence ATGCAACAAGGGGCACAACTGATGTGCGGTTTTGGTTTCATGGCTTACGGCTTTGATTGCTGTCATCGCTCAATTGATTTTTCACTAATGCCGTCGATTggcaaaaccaaaaccgaaataaaagtgaaatgcaaaGCATTAAAAACAGCAGAACTTAAACgccaaaataaacaatttgtcGAACAGTGA